From one Natronorubrum sediminis genomic stretch:
- a CDS encoding enoyl-CoA hydratase/isomerase family protein, which translates to MIEVEDGATPSIRTVTIDRPAARNALTVEALEGLETAIGNAVEPVVYLRGAGPAFCAGADLATVGDLEGDSERAAEFARLGQRVARAIEDSPAVVVAGIDGPARGGGLELALACDVRVGTPESTYGEPGVTFGLFGAWGGTVRLPRVIGEGHALEFALSGRTVDAEEALRMGLISRLEDDPRAVAEEIAVNADDALTALKRRIRDDRERATQERLEAEAFGTLVENHADDIDSVLE; encoded by the coding sequence ATGATCGAAGTCGAGGACGGCGCCACCCCGTCTATCCGAACGGTGACGATCGACCGTCCTGCCGCCCGAAACGCCCTGACCGTCGAGGCCCTCGAGGGGCTGGAGACGGCCATCGGGAACGCCGTCGAACCGGTCGTCTACCTCCGTGGTGCCGGTCCGGCGTTCTGTGCCGGCGCAGACCTCGCCACCGTCGGCGATCTCGAGGGGGATTCCGAACGCGCGGCCGAGTTCGCACGCCTGGGACAGCGCGTGGCGAGAGCGATCGAAGACTCGCCGGCCGTCGTCGTGGCTGGGATCGACGGCCCTGCACGCGGTGGCGGCCTCGAACTCGCGCTCGCGTGTGACGTCCGTGTCGGAACGCCCGAGTCGACCTACGGCGAACCCGGCGTCACGTTCGGGCTCTTCGGCGCGTGGGGCGGGACGGTCCGCCTTCCGCGCGTAATCGGGGAGGGCCACGCCCTCGAGTTCGCGCTTTCCGGACGCACGGTGGACGCCGAGGAAGCCCTGCGGATGGGTCTGATCTCGCGACTCGAGGACGACCCCCGTGCGGTCGCTGAGGAAATCGCCGTCAATGCGGACGACGCACTCACCGCGTTGAAGCGTCGCATTCGTGACGACCGCGAGCGCGCGACGCAGGAACGACTCGAGGCCGAGGCGTTTGGAACGCTCGTCGAGAACCACGCCGACGATATCGATTCGGTTCTCGAGTAA
- a CDS encoding DUF7114 family protein — protein sequence METADNCRRGAFEAVSDVEPPALREYIETTLEEASMVPGVLTIESAAATAPDGHSHLDATSQPMPPTDRDVDSSLEFAEDIVDTDGIRNRAAGVQLIYEGLRLTRSLAHEEPWNDHEDDDDARTDDAHRGDLEILAADILVARGFYLLARTNAAETAVKTVQAFGRDQSQRREQAPKTVDSSTVDANLERDILELAVRTGAGAVGETPTARLRSSVESLADGIEIPFPPAAVCLADLETPPSERSPEDHRATSATDP from the coding sequence ATGGAAACGGCCGACAATTGTCGGCGTGGTGCCTTCGAGGCCGTCTCGGACGTGGAGCCACCCGCGTTACGCGAGTACATCGAGACCACGCTCGAGGAGGCGTCGATGGTCCCCGGCGTCCTCACGATCGAGAGCGCCGCTGCGACAGCACCCGACGGACACAGCCACCTCGACGCCACCAGCCAGCCGATGCCACCCACCGATCGCGACGTCGACTCCTCCCTCGAGTTCGCCGAGGATATCGTAGACACCGACGGTATCAGAAATCGCGCCGCGGGGGTGCAACTCATCTACGAAGGGCTGCGTCTCACGCGCTCGCTCGCCCACGAAGAGCCATGGAACGACCACGAGGACGACGACGACGCTCGGACCGACGACGCCCACCGCGGCGATCTCGAGATTCTCGCCGCAGACATCCTTGTCGCCCGCGGATTCTACCTGCTCGCACGGACGAACGCCGCCGAAACGGCCGTCAAAACGGTACAGGCGTTCGGTCGCGACCAATCTCAGCGTCGCGAGCAGGCACCGAAAACCGTCGACTCGAGCACGGTCGACGCCAATCTCGAACGCGACATTCTCGAACTCGCCGTCCGCACCGGTGCCGGTGCTGTCGGGGAAACGCCAACCGCCCGACTGCGCTCGAGCGTCGAGTCACTCGCAGACGGTATCGAGATTCCCTTCCCACCAGCCGCGGTCTGCCTCGCCGACCTCGAGACGCCTCCCTCAGAGCGCTCACCCGAGGACCACCGCGCGACTTCGGCGACCGATCCCTGA
- a CDS encoding transcription initiation factor IIB yields the protein MARSTRQRQRNSETNEQTQEGEQRRVCDECSEGTLVKSEDQGELVCDQCGLIVESANIDRGPEWRAFNHSERQNKSRVGAPTTQTMHDKGLTTSIDWKNQDAYGRSLSSDKRSQMRRLRKWQERIRTKDAGERNLQFALSETDRMASSLAIPRSVREVACVMYRRALDEDLIRGRSIEGVATSTLYAACRMEGIPRSLEEVSAVSRVDRKEIGRTYRYVAQELGLEMEPVNPKKYVPRFCSELELSEEVQAKANEIIDTTTEKGLLSGKSPTGYAAAAIYASSLLCNEKKTQREVAAVSQVTEVTIRNRYQEQIEAMGIHE from the coding sequence ATGGCACGTTCTACCCGCCAGCGCCAACGTAATTCTGAGACTAACGAACAGACCCAGGAAGGAGAGCAGCGGCGGGTATGTGATGAGTGTTCTGAGGGGACGCTCGTCAAAAGTGAGGATCAGGGCGAACTGGTGTGTGATCAGTGTGGCCTCATCGTCGAGAGCGCGAACATCGACCGCGGGCCAGAGTGGCGTGCGTTCAATCACTCCGAGCGCCAGAACAAGTCCCGCGTCGGCGCACCGACGACGCAGACGATGCACGACAAGGGCCTGACGACCTCGATCGACTGGAAGAACCAGGACGCCTACGGGCGCTCGCTCAGTTCGGACAAGCGCAGCCAGATGCGCCGGCTGCGCAAGTGGCAAGAGCGCATCCGAACCAAAGACGCTGGCGAGCGAAATCTGCAGTTCGCCCTCTCCGAAACCGACCGAATGGCGTCCTCGCTGGCGATCCCACGATCCGTTCGCGAGGTCGCCTGCGTCATGTACCGACGCGCGCTCGACGAAGACCTCATCCGCGGGCGCTCGATCGAAGGCGTCGCGACCAGCACCCTCTACGCCGCCTGTCGCATGGAAGGCATCCCGCGCTCGCTCGAGGAAGTGTCCGCCGTCTCCCGAGTCGACCGAAAGGAAATCGGCCGGACCTATCGCTACGTCGCCCAGGAACTCGGCCTCGAGATGGAACCGGTGAACCCCAAAAAGTACGTCCCGCGCTTTTGCTCCGAACTCGAGTTGTCCGAGGAGGTACAGGCGAAAGCGAACGAGATTATCGATACGACGACCGAGAAGGGACTGCTCTCGGGGAAGTCGCCGACGGGCTACGCCGCCGCGGCCATCTACGCGTCGTCGTTGCTCTGTAACGAGAAGAAGACCCAGCGCGAGGTCGCGGCCGTCTCGCAGGTGACCGAAGTGACGATTCGCAACCGGTATCAAGAGCAGATCGAAGCGATGGGAATCCACGAGTAG
- a CDS encoding NAD(+)/NADH kinase produces MEVAVGLVAQRDNERAQALAREIKTTLEEVQSASVDIVVDELTGEAIDAAGVSVDRMHDRDFVVSIGGDGTLLFVAREVGPTPILGVNLGEVGFLNAVSPADAVDAVTDLVTATTEADSLEGRTLSRLTATEANGDWELEPALNEIVIHGPRRGHGGGATIDVRVDGRRYVESHADGVLVATPTGSTAYNLSEGGPIVQPSTDALVVTQMAAADAMPPLVVDPGTPLEFTVSGADTASVISDGRNRQRLEPPVTVTVSLADDPITLVGPQGSFVDGLEKLE; encoded by the coding sequence ATGGAGGTCGCCGTCGGTCTCGTCGCTCAACGCGACAACGAACGCGCACAAGCCCTCGCGAGGGAGATCAAAACGACGCTCGAGGAGGTCCAATCCGCGTCCGTCGACATCGTTGTCGACGAACTCACTGGTGAGGCAATCGACGCCGCCGGCGTCTCCGTCGACCGGATGCACGACCGAGACTTCGTCGTCAGTATCGGCGGCGACGGCACGTTGTTGTTCGTCGCCCGCGAAGTCGGCCCGACACCGATTCTGGGCGTCAATCTTGGCGAAGTCGGCTTCCTCAACGCCGTCTCACCGGCGGACGCCGTCGACGCCGTTACCGACCTCGTGACAGCGACCACAGAAGCCGACTCACTCGAGGGGCGGACGCTGTCTCGCCTCACTGCAACCGAGGCCAATGGCGACTGGGAACTCGAGCCGGCGCTCAACGAAATCGTCATCCACGGCCCCCGTCGAGGACACGGCGGCGGGGCGACGATCGACGTTCGCGTCGACGGCCGTCGCTACGTCGAGAGCCACGCCGACGGCGTGCTCGTAGCGACGCCGACGGGTTCGACCGCGTACAATTTGAGCGAGGGCGGCCCCATCGTCCAGCCCTCGACGGACGCGCTCGTCGTCACACAGATGGCCGCGGCGGACGCGATGCCGCCGCTGGTCGTCGATCCCGGAACACCCCTCGAGTTCACCGTCTCGGGGGCGGATACGGCCTCCGTGATCAGCGACGGACGGAATCGTCAGCGACTCGAGCCACCGGTGACCGTCACCGTCTCGCTCGCGGACGACCCGATCACGCTCGTCGGCCCGCAGGGATCGTTCGTCGACGGTCTCGAGAAACTCGAGTGA
- a CDS encoding AAA family ATPase: MDVTRANEECAAAFETIEDAIICDRSVLETILVGVLGRGHVLLEDVPGTGKTLTAQSLATALGLSFSRIQFTPDLLPSDVTGTHVYDEREQTFEFREGPIFANIVLADEINRAPPKTQSALLEAMEEGQVTVDGETRQLPSPFFVIATQNPVEQDGTFPLPEAQLDRFLVKTSIGYPDEDGEVELLRRRGDRLASTPDVESIVDAEDVDALRQVAESVRVDDDLLEYIVAVTRETRTRRDVEVGVSPRGTQRLYEATRAYAALSGREYVTPDDVKRMARPVLAHRLVLTPEASIDAVDKAAVIETILENVPVPTVE, translated from the coding sequence ATGGACGTTACGCGAGCGAACGAGGAGTGTGCGGCCGCTTTCGAGACGATCGAGGATGCGATTATCTGTGATCGGTCCGTCCTCGAGACCATCCTCGTCGGCGTCCTCGGACGCGGACACGTCCTTCTGGAGGACGTGCCGGGGACCGGGAAAACGCTCACCGCACAGAGTCTCGCGACCGCACTCGGCCTCTCGTTTTCGCGAATTCAGTTCACCCCCGATTTGCTGCCGTCGGACGTCACCGGCACGCACGTCTACGACGAGCGCGAGCAGACGTTCGAGTTCCGCGAGGGCCCCATCTTCGCGAACATCGTCCTCGCGGACGAGATCAACCGCGCCCCGCCGAAGACCCAGTCGGCGCTGCTCGAGGCCATGGAGGAAGGACAGGTCACCGTCGACGGCGAGACGCGCCAGCTCCCGTCGCCGTTTTTCGTCATCGCGACGCAAAATCCGGTCGAGCAAGACGGGACGTTCCCGCTTCCGGAGGCTCAACTCGACCGATTCCTCGTCAAAACGTCGATCGGCTATCCGGACGAGGATGGCGAGGTCGAACTGCTTCGCCGACGCGGTGATCGTCTGGCGTCGACCCCCGACGTCGAATCCATCGTCGACGCCGAGGACGTCGACGCGCTCCGGCAGGTCGCCGAATCGGTTCGCGTCGACGACGACCTCCTCGAGTACATCGTGGCCGTCACTCGGGAGACGCGAACCCGACGCGACGTCGAGGTGGGGGTCTCCCCGCGTGGCACCCAGCGCCTCTACGAGGCGACTCGAGCCTACGCGGCCCTCTCCGGTCGGGAATATGTGACGCCCGACGACGTCAAGCGGATGGCTCGGCCGGTGTTGGCTCACCGCCTCGTGTTGACCCCCGAGGCGTCCATCGACGCCGTCGACAAGGCGGCCGTGATCGAGACGATTCTCGAGAACGTTCCCGTGCCGACCGTAGAGTAG
- a CDS encoding GNAT family N-acetyltransferase, with protein MPDAAFLPGDRVDLRPIEEDDLEFLHQINDPRIWRAIGASRPVNRTQEQDFFENVVCGDDTVNLLVVAESTPVGTISFNSIEWEAQRAEIGYWIAPDHHEQGYGSAATERLVAYGFDQLGLHKVDARVFAFNEASKRLLESVGFTKEGVHRDEVFVDGEYHDTYWYGLLEDEWRSRDE; from the coding sequence ATGCCAGACGCAGCGTTTCTGCCCGGCGACCGGGTCGACCTCCGACCGATTGAGGAGGACGACCTCGAGTTCCTCCACCAGATCAACGATCCCCGAATCTGGCGAGCGATCGGTGCCTCGAGACCGGTTAACCGCACACAGGAACAGGACTTCTTCGAGAACGTCGTCTGTGGTGACGACACGGTCAATCTCCTGGTCGTCGCCGAGTCGACGCCGGTGGGAACGATTAGCTTCAACTCGATCGAGTGGGAGGCCCAACGCGCTGAAATCGGCTACTGGATCGCACCCGACCACCACGAGCAGGGCTACGGTAGCGCCGCGACGGAGCGTCTCGTTGCCTACGGGTTCGACCAGCTCGGCTTACACAAAGTCGACGCCCGCGTCTTCGCCTTCAACGAGGCCTCGAAGCGACTCCTCGAGTCGGTCGGCTTCACAAAAGAGGGCGTCCACCGCGACGAAGTATTCGTCGACGGCGAGTACCACGACACCTACTGGTACGGCCTGCTCGAAGACGAGTGGCGTTCGCGAGACGAGTGA
- a CDS encoding NAD+ synthase: MIDLRFSEAELAQRRDHITAFIREQVDAAGVEEVVLGLSGGIDSTITAYLAVDALGAENVHGLVLPATVSSGENMSDAERVAQDLEMSYDVIEIEPIVDSLLAAYPEAEGDHEAVGNARARVRAVLNYLVANHEGRLVLGTGNRSEAAVGYFTKYGDGAVDCHPIANLYKAQVRQLARYVGVPDDLAEKTPTAELWADQTDEDELGISYDTLDSILATHIDGPLSVAATSRELEVEEETVEEVREMYERSAHKRQVPPGPEPLN, encoded by the coding sequence ATGATCGACCTTCGCTTTTCGGAGGCGGAACTGGCGCAACGACGCGACCACATTACGGCGTTCATTCGCGAGCAAGTCGACGCTGCCGGTGTCGAGGAAGTGGTTCTCGGGTTGTCGGGGGGAATTGATAGCACCATCACGGCGTACCTCGCCGTCGATGCGCTCGGCGCAGAGAACGTCCACGGACTCGTCCTCCCGGCGACCGTCAGCAGCGGCGAGAACATGAGCGACGCCGAACGAGTCGCACAAGACCTCGAGATGAGTTACGACGTGATCGAAATCGAGCCGATCGTCGACTCGCTGCTCGCGGCCTACCCCGAAGCCGAGGGCGACCACGAGGCCGTCGGCAACGCTCGAGCGCGCGTTCGCGCCGTGTTGAACTACCTCGTCGCGAATCACGAGGGACGGCTGGTGTTGGGCACCGGAAACCGAAGCGAGGCCGCCGTGGGCTACTTCACGAAATACGGCGACGGTGCCGTCGACTGCCACCCGATCGCGAACCTCTACAAGGCACAGGTTCGCCAGCTCGCACGCTACGTCGGCGTTCCCGATGACCTCGCCGAGAAGACACCGACGGCCGAGTTGTGGGCCGATCAGACCGACGAGGACGAACTGGGCATCAGCTACGACACGCTCGATTCGATCCTCGCGACGCACATCGATGGCCCCCTCTCGGTCGCCGCGACCAGCCGCGAACTCGAGGTCGAGGAAGAGACCGTCGAGGAGGTCCGTGAGATGTACGAGCGAAGCGCGCACAAACGACAAGTTCCACCCGGGCCGGAACCGCTGAACTAA